The proteins below are encoded in one region of Sideroxydans lithotrophicus ES-1:
- a CDS encoding DUF4376 domain-containing protein: protein MGFYIGNGKYYEGDKAAGEDIEVAQRPSPQHVFVGNSWVLDLMESKRSSWEKIKARRIVVMGGGVQVGASWFHSDETSRIQQLGLKDEARDMLAAGAAATDQLVIDGSPVIWKTMSGSFVPMTVQLALDIVAAVKVLDKRAHTAAEGHRIAMEAAADPAAYNFSASWPAVFPQGV from the coding sequence ATGGGGTTCTATATCGGGAATGGGAAATACTACGAAGGCGATAAAGCGGCCGGGGAAGATATTGAAGTCGCTCAAAGACCATCGCCACAGCATGTTTTTGTTGGCAATAGCTGGGTTTTGGATTTGATGGAAAGCAAGCGTTCGTCATGGGAGAAGATCAAAGCCAGGCGCATCGTGGTGATGGGCGGAGGCGTGCAGGTCGGCGCGAGCTGGTTCCACTCCGACGAAACCAGCCGCATCCAGCAGCTCGGCCTGAAGGATGAGGCGCGCGATATGCTGGCGGCGGGCGCGGCAGCAACAGACCAGCTCGTGATCGACGGCTCGCCGGTTATCTGGAAGACCATGTCCGGCTCGTTCGTGCCGATGACGGTGCAGCTTGCGCTGGATATCGTGGCGGCGGTGAAGGTGCTGGACAAGCGCGCGCACACGGCGGCCGAAGGCCACCGAATCGCGATGGAGGCGGCGGCAGATCCGGCGGCATACAACTTCTCGGCCAGCTGGCCCGCTGTCTTCCCGCAGGGGGTGTGA
- a CDS encoding Com family DNA-binding transcriptional regulator, whose amino-acid sequence METVRCGKCNRKLAEGEYTRLAIKCPRCGTLNQVSAESAKPERLGASIRKEAHHEQADPDL is encoded by the coding sequence ATGGAAACGGTTAGATGTGGCAAGTGCAATAGAAAGCTGGCCGAGGGGGAATACACCCGGTTGGCAATAAAGTGTCCGCGCTGCGGCACTTTGAACCAGGTGAGCGCCGAGAGCGCCAAACCCGAACGCCTTGGAGCGTCTATCCGAAAGGAAGCGCACCATGAGCAAGCAGACCCCGATCTTTAA
- a CDS encoding DNA adenine methylase, translating into MSKQTPIFNNQHTPIIPWVGGKRRLAKHIIPMFPAHTCYVEPFCGAAALYFLKGQAKVEVLNDVNGELVNLYRVVKHHMDEFVRQFRWSLTSRQMFKWLQDTPVDPLTDIQRAARFFYLQKSSFGGKVSGQTLGTATTTPPRLNLLRLEEDLSQAHLRLSQTYIEHLDWAACIAKYDRPHTLFYCDPPYWGTEGYGVGFGIEQYDRMAELARSIKGKMIISVNDIPEMRKAFAGLHMESLPISYTVGGGKGSKAAELVIRSW; encoded by the coding sequence ATGAGCAAGCAGACCCCGATCTTTAACAATCAGCACACGCCCATCATCCCTTGGGTTGGCGGCAAGCGCAGGCTGGCCAAGCACATCATCCCGATGTTCCCGGCGCATACCTGTTACGTCGAGCCGTTCTGCGGCGCGGCGGCGCTGTACTTCCTGAAGGGGCAAGCCAAGGTCGAGGTGTTGAACGACGTTAACGGCGAACTCGTGAACCTGTACCGGGTGGTGAAGCACCACATGGACGAGTTCGTGCGGCAGTTCCGCTGGTCGCTGACCAGCCGCCAGATGTTCAAGTGGCTGCAAGATACGCCGGTGGACCCGCTTACCGACATTCAGCGGGCCGCACGCTTCTTCTACCTGCAAAAGAGCAGCTTCGGCGGAAAGGTCAGCGGCCAGACGCTAGGCACGGCCACCACCACCCCGCCAAGGCTCAACCTGCTGCGGCTTGAGGAAGACCTAAGCCAAGCCCACCTGCGCCTGTCCCAGACCTACATCGAGCACCTGGACTGGGCAGCCTGCATCGCCAAGTACGACCGCCCCCATACCCTGTTCTACTGCGATCCGCCCTATTGGGGAACGGAGGGTTACGGCGTAGGCTTCGGCATCGAGCAGTATGACCGCATGGCCGAACTGGCTAGATCGATCAAGGGCAAGATGATCATCAGCGTCAACGATATCCCAGAGATGCGTAAAGCCTTCGCCGGGCTGCACATGGAGAGCCTGCCGATCAGCTACACGGTGGGTGGTGGTAAGGGGAGTAAAGCGGCGGAGTTGGTGATCAGAAGCTGGTAG
- a CDS encoding TssQ family T6SS-associated lipoprotein, which produces MKKAAWIVSLASLLLSACTTVLWNNDPHQDLVVGIKSFEEGDFATATLVMNHLLNHSPYDGLATKTEQVTAHKYLAFIHCINDELVQCRSEFRKALEVDPQFKLKPEEAGHPKWGPVFREEKARFAK; this is translated from the coding sequence GTGAAAAAGGCAGCATGGATCGTGTCGCTGGCTTCGCTTTTGTTGAGCGCGTGTACCACTGTTTTGTGGAATAACGATCCGCATCAGGATCTGGTTGTCGGCATAAAGAGCTTTGAAGAAGGCGATTTTGCGACCGCAACGCTGGTAATGAACCATTTATTGAACCACTCTCCCTATGACGGTCTGGCCACAAAGACCGAACAGGTGACAGCGCATAAATATCTGGCTTTCATACATTGCATCAACGACGAATTGGTACAGTGCAGGAGCGAATTCAGGAAGGCGCTCGAAGTCGACCCACAGTTCAAGCTGAAACCCGAAGAGGCAGGACATCCCAAATGGGGGCCGGTGTTCCGTGAAGAGAAGGCCAGGTTTGCCAAATAG
- a CDS encoding CHASE2 domain-containing protein: MGAMPSWKKLLVRGNTAAFSFVLALLSISVVLILYYTQNSFLEAFEAKTYDLRFKIMRGPIQPSPNIGIIAIDDKSIAELGRFPWSRDHYARLIDRLAAAQAKAVMFDVFFPEPESAEHDRQFAAATKRAGNVVLAVAFDFDKDGQVKSITRSLPEIERGAVGVGHINQLPDDDGVIRRNPLLLEKDGKQIPSLGLMAAMLALGETKFAAEDFDIALGDRRIPVDGENRMWINYVGGPGVYPRYSFADVLKGRIPASELKGKILFVGATALGIYDMRVTPFNGNTPGVELHATVADDIISERFIRQGGIEALIDMTFIIVLGALAYFLTTRLNLYGAIPAMIVLVSGYIWFTNYMFSAGQWINIIYPVMSAIVALLVGGSFRYLVLERSAREMRSMFSSYLSPKLVARLEKDPEAARIGGDNKEVTVLFTDIKSFTTFSEAHPPQEVVSRLNEYLGAMVQVIEQHDGTIDKFIGDGIMAYWGAPLSQPDHARLAIDCIKAINQRMNELRAKWLAIGMEPFTIRGGLQSGEVVAGNIGLAGKKMEYTVIGDTVNQAARLEGTAKYYGINYLVGEETYKKTRDICRYRELDKIRVVGKQMPVTIYEPLEGLSKLDVETAKHFEEALLLYRAKTWAKARSVFNAVLETVPDDKPSKIFIERCEYFMKNPPEEHWDGVFNRAEK, from the coding sequence ATGGGCGCAATGCCGAGTTGGAAAAAACTGCTGGTACGCGGAAATACCGCTGCGTTTTCTTTCGTGCTTGCGCTCCTTTCCATCTCCGTCGTATTGATACTCTACTACACGCAGAACTCCTTCCTCGAGGCCTTCGAAGCCAAGACCTATGACCTGCGCTTCAAGATCATGCGCGGGCCGATCCAGCCCAGTCCGAACATCGGCATCATTGCCATCGACGACAAAAGTATCGCCGAGCTGGGGCGTTTTCCGTGGAGTCGCGATCACTATGCGCGCTTGATCGACAGATTGGCTGCAGCACAAGCCAAGGCAGTGATGTTCGATGTGTTCTTTCCCGAGCCGGAAAGCGCGGAGCATGACCGGCAATTTGCCGCGGCAACGAAGCGGGCGGGCAATGTGGTTCTGGCCGTGGCTTTCGATTTCGACAAGGATGGCCAGGTGAAATCCATCACACGCAGTTTGCCGGAGATCGAGCGCGGCGCGGTCGGGGTCGGGCATATCAACCAGCTGCCGGATGACGATGGCGTGATCCGGCGCAATCCGCTGTTGCTCGAAAAAGACGGCAAGCAGATCCCGTCACTGGGGCTGATGGCGGCGATGCTGGCATTGGGCGAGACAAAATTCGCCGCGGAGGACTTCGACATCGCCCTGGGAGATCGCCGGATTCCCGTGGATGGCGAAAACAGGATGTGGATCAATTATGTGGGCGGACCGGGCGTCTATCCGCGCTATTCGTTCGCCGACGTACTCAAGGGACGCATCCCCGCCAGTGAGTTGAAGGGCAAGATCCTGTTTGTCGGGGCGACCGCACTGGGTATCTACGACATGCGTGTGACACCCTTCAATGGCAATACACCGGGAGTGGAATTGCATGCCACCGTTGCCGACGACATCATCAGCGAACGTTTCATTCGTCAGGGCGGCATTGAAGCACTGATCGACATGACCTTCATCATCGTGCTTGGAGCGCTGGCATATTTCCTGACGACGCGACTGAACTTGTATGGGGCGATTCCGGCCATGATCGTGCTGGTGTCGGGATACATCTGGTTCACCAATTACATGTTCAGCGCCGGCCAATGGATCAACATCATCTACCCGGTGATGTCTGCGATCGTTGCGCTGCTGGTCGGCGGCAGTTTCCGCTATCTCGTGCTGGAGCGCAGTGCGCGCGAGATGCGCTCGATGTTCTCCAGCTATCTGTCGCCCAAGCTGGTGGCACGCCTGGAAAAGGATCCGGAGGCGGCCAGGATCGGTGGCGACAATAAGGAAGTCACCGTATTGTTCACCGATATAAAGAGTTTCACGACGTTCAGCGAAGCGCACCCTCCGCAGGAGGTGGTGTCGCGCCTCAACGAATATCTGGGGGCGATGGTCCAGGTGATCGAACAGCATGACGGCACCATCGACAAGTTCATCGGCGACGGCATCATGGCTTACTGGGGAGCACCGTTGTCGCAGCCTGACCATGCCAGGCTGGCTATCGACTGTATCAAGGCGATCAACCAGCGGATGAATGAGTTGCGCGCGAAATGGCTGGCGATAGGGATGGAGCCCTTCACGATCCGCGGCGGACTCCAGTCCGGCGAGGTGGTGGCAGGCAATATCGGACTGGCCGGGAAAAAGATGGAATACACCGTGATCGGGGACACGGTCAATCAGGCTGCTCGTCTCGAGGGGACGGCAAAATACTATGGCATAAATTATCTGGTGGGCGAGGAGACCTACAAAAAAACCCGCGATATCTGCCGATACAGGGAACTGGACAAGATACGCGTGGTGGGCAAACAAATGCCTGTTACCATTTACGAGCCGCTGGAAGGACTATCCAAGCTGGATGTCGAAACGGCCAAACATTTCGAGGAAGCTCTGCTGCTGTATCGCGCGAAAACCTGGGCAAAGGCGCGCTCTGTTTTTAACGCGGTACTAGAAACCGTGCCGGACGACAAACCCAGTAAAATATTCATTGAGCGATGCGAGTATTTCATGAAGAATCCACCGGAAGAACACTGGGATGGGGTGTTCAACCGTGCAGAGAAGTAA
- a CDS encoding tetratricopeptide repeat protein, producing MRNVLFVISLLLFSAAANAADAGAGTTNGFSRADFRNELAAPKLHKLLGVYDGNLYIARQDGSVDVMDKDGKSVMKLTAKSGDTDLIKRPEAVAVASDTIYVVDSKTNQVVMYSLATGKYQGRFGSKSGGTLDSDFALDEPQGIAVHEGVVYVADTGNERIQMFGINGVFLSTLALSATPSSAAEKEKTYKLGEPTDIALDVEGRVYVRDADDRSIKVYGPNGLYLRSMPKTGKPVAMRVAEDGIYVADETGSDILKYDFDGNLAYSFGSGGEGKAQFKSLSGLAVDKAQQVYVGDAKKSLVDAYVVEAGKPLPLLPRAAGRTSVKWLESIPAEVEQLAWDGKETLYAISKDKKSLLVIRKGVVASEIKLDNVQLSAVTVDKSGAIWVLDKKKYQGAKLDETGKVLMRFGSEGSGAGQFDNPSAIAVSASGMVFVADRSNHNVQIFREDGVFLNALNGDNAKKLSAPVAMSFDQQGNLYILDASRGSVLAYSSTGQSLGEFGGKNKEGDRQLSRPVSLIAINDEVMVLDANQVKVFTPKGQLVRSFGAKGSGVGAFDDPVSIAYGGGSSFLVSDCGNKRVQVLATLYKPEAPQQVVAQGKVHSIELHWAEATASYIRQYRIYRSKNESGGFVQVGTTQNNQFIDQDLDADTHYYYRVSGETYFGFEGATSPIAGALPTKFVPPTLAAVQVATTPWQVKLDWAAADAKYFGGYRIYQKEGDVFTKIGEVTQPEFIKDALTPETKYTYYVSTFSTDGTESEKFPVEATTQVFNRPPLEIEVVQLRDVFSNSYKIYERDGIGRVKLTNNTNKSMERVKVTFQLRDFMDFPTETKLDKLLPGESEEVPLKAVFNNSILTLTEDSAVQAMIEASYFENGKRITFSKNPTVNVYDKHRLTWDDRDRYAAFVTPKDTPVLNIVRSVVTQFKETKDQAQLSAAVFDMLGVYGMTYIPDPTNPYQITSGKADTVDYVQFPRETLERKSGDCDDLVALYSSALESMGINTRVLEVPGHMFMMFSTGIAADDDGYTMDNMYAIYQNQLWIPVETTLLGNAFIKAWENGAATYYKWKDKGLTVLDVHTSWETYKPASLPASNLKQGDITRAEIEKRFPADHMSVLKISSQTKTRRYLGAIKKNPSDVDAHLQIGIILAKAGDRAEAMKYFDKVLSLEPKNAAAMNNRGNIFMIEDKHQEAQKAYLEATKMSPKDANIWVNLAKAYKATNDIKKAKAAFIKAKSLDPAVKEEHRALELELLNAL from the coding sequence ATGCGAAACGTACTCTTTGTAATTTCATTGCTGCTATTCAGCGCCGCGGCCAATGCCGCCGATGCAGGCGCAGGCACTACCAATGGTTTTTCCAGGGCCGATTTCCGGAACGAACTGGCTGCGCCCAAATTGCACAAGCTGCTCGGGGTATATGACGGCAACCTTTACATCGCCAGACAGGACGGCTCAGTCGATGTGATGGACAAGGATGGCAAGTCAGTGATGAAGCTGACGGCAAAAAGTGGCGATACCGACCTGATCAAGAGGCCGGAAGCTGTCGCAGTCGCCAGCGACACCATCTATGTGGTGGACAGCAAGACGAACCAGGTGGTCATGTACAGTCTGGCTACCGGAAAATATCAGGGGCGTTTTGGCAGCAAATCCGGCGGGACTCTCGACAGCGATTTCGCACTTGACGAGCCGCAGGGGATCGCAGTCCACGAAGGTGTTGTGTATGTCGCAGATACCGGCAATGAACGCATACAGATGTTCGGGATCAATGGCGTCTTTCTGTCCACTCTGGCATTGAGTGCAACTCCGTCCAGCGCGGCGGAGAAAGAAAAGACCTACAAGCTGGGCGAGCCAACGGATATCGCACTGGATGTGGAGGGGCGCGTCTATGTGCGCGATGCAGACGACAGGTCGATCAAGGTCTATGGGCCGAATGGTTTGTATCTCCGCTCCATGCCCAAGACCGGCAAGCCGGTGGCGATGCGGGTGGCAGAGGACGGCATCTATGTCGCGGATGAAACAGGTTCCGACATATTGAAATACGATTTTGACGGCAATCTGGCCTATAGCTTCGGTTCCGGAGGCGAAGGCAAGGCGCAATTCAAGAGTCTGTCAGGCCTGGCCGTAGACAAGGCGCAGCAAGTCTATGTTGGCGATGCCAAGAAATCGCTGGTGGATGCCTATGTCGTCGAGGCGGGCAAGCCGCTTCCACTTCTTCCCAGGGCGGCAGGGCGAACCTCGGTGAAATGGCTGGAGAGCATTCCGGCGGAGGTGGAACAGCTGGCCTGGGATGGCAAGGAAACGCTTTATGCAATAAGTAAAGACAAAAAGAGCCTGCTGGTCATCCGCAAGGGTGTGGTTGCGAGCGAGATCAAACTGGATAACGTGCAGCTCTCTGCAGTGACCGTGGACAAGAGCGGCGCGATCTGGGTGCTGGACAAAAAGAAATACCAGGGCGCGAAGCTGGATGAAACCGGCAAGGTGCTCATGCGTTTCGGCAGCGAAGGCAGCGGTGCCGGACAGTTCGACAACCCGTCGGCGATCGCCGTATCGGCTTCCGGCATGGTGTTTGTCGCGGACCGCTCGAACCATAACGTGCAGATATTCAGGGAAGACGGCGTATTCCTGAATGCCCTGAACGGGGACAACGCAAAAAAACTCAGCGCGCCGGTGGCCATGTCATTCGACCAGCAGGGTAACCTGTACATCCTCGATGCTTCGCGCGGAAGCGTACTGGCGTATTCCTCAACCGGACAATCGTTGGGCGAATTTGGCGGCAAGAACAAGGAAGGCGACAGGCAGCTGTCCAGGCCGGTATCGCTGATCGCCATCAACGATGAGGTGATGGTGCTGGATGCCAACCAGGTAAAGGTGTTCACCCCCAAGGGACAACTGGTGCGCTCGTTCGGTGCCAAAGGTTCGGGCGTGGGCGCGTTTGACGACCCCGTGTCCATCGCTTACGGAGGCGGCTCCAGTTTCCTGGTTTCGGACTGTGGCAACAAGCGGGTACAAGTGCTGGCGACCTTGTATAAACCCGAAGCTCCACAGCAAGTCGTGGCGCAGGGCAAGGTACATTCCATCGAACTGCATTGGGCGGAAGCGACTGCGTCCTATATCAGGCAATACCGCATCTATCGTTCAAAAAATGAGAGCGGCGGGTTCGTGCAAGTCGGTACGACCCAGAACAACCAGTTCATCGACCAGGACCTGGATGCGGATACGCATTATTACTATCGAGTCAGCGGAGAGACCTATTTTGGCTTTGAAGGAGCGACCAGCCCGATAGCGGGCGCACTGCCAACGAAGTTCGTTCCGCCGACGCTTGCGGCTGTCCAGGTGGCGACCACGCCCTGGCAGGTGAAGCTGGACTGGGCGGCTGCCGATGCCAAATATTTCGGTGGTTACCGCATCTACCAGAAGGAGGGAGATGTTTTCACCAAGATCGGTGAGGTCACTCAGCCGGAATTCATCAAGGATGCATTGACCCCGGAGACCAAATATACCTACTACGTCTCGACCTTCAGCACCGATGGCACGGAGTCCGAGAAGTTTCCGGTCGAGGCGACCACGCAGGTATTCAACCGCCCGCCGCTGGAAATCGAGGTGGTCCAGTTGCGCGACGTGTTCTCCAATTCATACAAGATATATGAGCGTGACGGCATCGGGCGGGTCAAATTGACCAACAACACCAACAAGAGCATGGAGCGGGTCAAGGTCACCTTCCAGTTGCGCGATTTCATGGATTTCCCGACGGAAACCAAACTGGACAAGTTGCTGCCCGGAGAGAGCGAAGAAGTTCCTCTCAAGGCGGTTTTCAACAACAGCATCCTCACGCTCACCGAGGACAGTGCGGTGCAGGCGATGATCGAAGCCAGTTATTTCGAGAACGGCAAGCGCATTACTTTCAGCAAGAATCCGACGGTCAACGTCTACGACAAGCACCGTTTGACCTGGGACGATCGTGACCGTTATGCCGCTTTCGTCACGCCCAAGGATACGCCGGTACTGAACATAGTGCGTTCGGTGGTGACGCAATTCAAGGAAACCAAGGACCAGGCACAGCTGTCGGCGGCGGTGTTCGACATGCTGGGCGTATACGGCATGACCTATATCCCTGACCCGACCAATCCTTACCAGATCACTTCGGGCAAGGCGGATACCGTCGACTACGTCCAGTTCCCGCGCGAGACGCTGGAACGCAAATCGGGTGACTGCGATGACCTGGTGGCGCTCTATTCCTCAGCACTGGAGAGCATGGGGATCAATACCCGCGTGCTGGAGGTGCCGGGACATATGTTCATGATGTTCTCCACCGGGATCGCTGCGGATGACGATGGTTACACCATGGACAATATGTACGCGATCTACCAGAACCAGTTATGGATACCGGTAGAGACCACGCTGCTTGGCAATGCCTTCATCAAGGCATGGGAGAATGGCGCGGCGACTTATTACAAGTGGAAGGACAAAGGCCTGACCGTGCTCGATGTACATACGTCGTGGGAAACCTACAAGCCCGCAAGCCTGCCTGCCTCGAACCTGAAGCAGGGCGACATAACCCGTGCCGAGATCGAGAAAAGATTCCCCGCCGACCACATGTCTGTGCTGAAGATCAGCTCGCAGACCAAGACACGGCGCTATCTCGGCGCAATCAAGAAGAACCCGTCCGATGTCGACGCACACCTGCAGATCGGTATCATCCTGGCCAAGGCTGGAGATCGCGCCGAGGCGATGAAGTATTTCGACAAGGTGCTCAGTCTGGAGCCCAAGAATGCCGCGGCGATGAACAACCGCGGCAACATCTTCATGATCGAAGACAAGCATCAGGAAGCACAAAAAGCCTATCTGGAAGCGACGAAAATGTCGCCCAAGGATGCAAACATCTGGGTGAACCTGGCAAAGGCCTACAAAGCCACCAATGACATCAAGAAAGCCAAGGCCGCATTCATCAAGGCAAAATCGCTGGATCCTGCAGTCAAGGAAGAACATCGTGCGCTGGAACTGGAGCTATTGAATGCACTTTGA
- a CDS encoding tetratricopeptide repeat protein translates to MKKLVALFVLLGVVLAHPAYSADDNQGGSLWERLRRKIEMFTPKKKISTTTAVGGVRGALADADDIYWKGETNAPSIDADELGAFKKAVSLHDAGDVEGAKAGFEDFLKKHPNSQLREDAEMALAQLQPKK, encoded by the coding sequence ATGAAGAAACTGGTCGCATTGTTCGTTTTGCTGGGAGTGGTGCTTGCCCATCCGGCGTATAGCGCCGACGACAATCAGGGTGGCTCGCTATGGGAGCGTCTGCGCAGGAAGATCGAAATGTTCACCCCCAAGAAAAAGATCAGCACCACCACCGCGGTGGGAGGCGTGCGCGGTGCCTTGGCCGATGCGGATGATATTTACTGGAAAGGGGAGACCAATGCCCCATCCATCGACGCCGATGAGCTGGGGGCTTTCAAAAAGGCCGTTTCCCTGCACGATGCGGGAGATGTGGAAGGGGCCAAGGCCGGGTTTGAGGACTTCCTGAAGAAGCATCCCAACAGCCAGCTGCGCGAAGATGCCGAAATGGCCTTGGCACAGCTGCAGCCGAAGAAATGA
- the hemA gene encoding glutamyl-tRNA reductase, translated as MQLFTFGINHQTAPLAVREQIAFNAETLDSALRDLVDNGAAKEATILSTCNRTEIYCSTSAPTQAVGWLADYHHLPEAEIEPYIYRLPQQEAVKHAFRVASGLDSMVLGEPQILGQMKQAVRQAEQAGTLGFLLHKLFQRTFSVAKDVRTQTEIGANLVSMAAAAVKLAERIYPSIAEQRILFVGAGEMIELNAVHFAARNPLQITVANRTLDRAQVLARRINGHAITLNELPEQLAHHDIIVTCTASPLPILGKGLVERALKTRKHRPLFIVDLAVPRDVEKEVAELSDVFLYTVDDLSDVVRDGLDARQGAVKEAEVIIDSGVNDFIHWMQSREMVPTIRALRDHAERQRRSEMEKALRLLAKGESPEKVLESLSASLTNKFLHAPTHALNQAQANEREAILEAVHRIYRLHSPE; from the coding sequence ATGCAGTTATTCACTTTCGGCATCAACCATCAGACCGCGCCACTCGCTGTGCGCGAGCAGATCGCGTTCAATGCCGAGACGCTGGATAGCGCGTTGCGCGACCTGGTCGACAATGGCGCCGCCAAGGAAGCGACCATCCTTTCCACCTGCAACCGCACCGAGATCTATTGCAGCACCAGCGCGCCGACCCAGGCGGTCGGCTGGCTGGCTGATTACCATCATCTGCCGGAAGCGGAGATCGAACCGTATATCTATCGCCTGCCGCAACAGGAAGCGGTCAAGCACGCTTTCCGCGTGGCCAGCGGACTGGATTCCATGGTGCTGGGCGAACCGCAGATACTTGGCCAGATGAAGCAGGCTGTGCGCCAGGCCGAACAGGCGGGCACGCTGGGTTTTCTGCTGCACAAGCTATTCCAGCGCACTTTCTCCGTCGCCAAAGACGTGCGCACGCAGACCGAGATCGGCGCCAATCTGGTTTCCATGGCTGCCGCTGCGGTGAAGCTTGCCGAGCGTATCTATCCCAGCATCGCCGAACAGCGCATCCTGTTCGTCGGTGCGGGCGAGATGATCGAATTGAACGCGGTACATTTTGCCGCCCGCAATCCGCTGCAGATCACGGTCGCCAACCGCACGCTGGATCGTGCGCAAGTGCTGGCGCGCCGTATCAATGGACATGCCATCACGCTGAACGAATTGCCGGAGCAACTGGCGCATCACGACATCATCGTCACCTGTACCGCCAGCCCCTTGCCGATCCTGGGCAAGGGGCTGGTCGAGCGAGCACTCAAGACACGCAAGCACCGGCCGCTGTTTATCGTCGATCTGGCGGTGCCGCGGGATGTGGAAAAGGAAGTCGCGGAATTGAGCGACGTGTTCCTTTACACCGTGGATGACCTGTCCGACGTGGTGCGCGATGGCCTGGATGCGCGCCAGGGTGCGGTGAAGGAAGCTGAAGTCATCATCGATTCCGGCGTCAACGATTTCATCCACTGGATGCAATCGCGCGAGATGGTCCCGACCATCCGCGCACTGCGCGATCATGCCGAACGCCAACGCCGCAGCGAGATGGAAAAAGCCCTGCGTCTGCTGGCCAAGGGGGAAAGCCCGGAGAAGGTGCTGGAGTCGCTGAGCGCCTCATTGACCAACAAATTCCTGCATGCCCCCACCCATGCCCTGAACCAGGCACAGGCGAACGAACGCGAAGCGATCCTGGAAGCAGTCCACCGTATCTACCGCCTGCACTCCCCCGAATGA
- the prfA gene encoding peptide chain release factor 1, translated as MKSNISSKLAQLSERLDEVTRLLSSEEATRDMDAFRRLNRERAEIEPVVDLYHAWQACEADIATAQEMAGDPDMREFAEAEIKAGRERLEQLEVDLQKQLLPKDPNDERNVFLEVRAGTGGDEAAIFAGDIFRMYVRFAERRRWQVEIISESPGEMGGYKEVIARIIGQGAYSVLKFESGAHRVQRVPATETQGRIHTSACTVAILPEADEVGEVELNPAELRIDTFRASGAGGQHINKTDSAVRITHLPTGTVVECQDGRSQHQNKAQAMRVLAARIKDKQEQEAHSKIAAERKSLVGSGDRSERIRTYNFPQGRVTDHRINLTLYKMDQIMDGDISELTNALMAEHQAEQLAALSEEG; from the coding sequence ATGAAATCGAACATCTCATCCAAACTCGCCCAACTCAGCGAGCGGTTGGACGAGGTCACCCGTTTGTTGAGTAGCGAGGAGGCGACGCGGGATATGGATGCGTTCCGCCGGCTCAACCGGGAGCGCGCCGAGATCGAGCCGGTGGTCGATCTCTATCATGCCTGGCAGGCCTGCGAGGCTGATATCGCCACCGCGCAGGAAATGGCGGGCGATCCCGACATGCGCGAATTTGCCGAAGCCGAGATCAAGGCCGGACGCGAGCGCCTGGAGCAGCTCGAAGTCGACCTGCAAAAGCAGTTACTGCCGAAAGACCCCAACGACGAGCGCAATGTGTTCCTTGAAGTCCGTGCCGGCACGGGCGGCGACGAGGCGGCGATCTTTGCCGGCGATATCTTCCGCATGTATGTGCGTTTCGCGGAACGGCGCCGCTGGCAGGTCGAGATCATCTCCGAAAGCCCCGGCGAGATGGGCGGATACAAGGAAGTCATCGCCCGCATCATCGGCCAGGGTGCCTATTCCGTGCTGAAGTTCGAATCCGGTGCGCATCGCGTGCAGCGCGTGCCCGCCACCGAAACGCAGGGCCGTATCCACACCTCCGCCTGCACCGTTGCCATCCTGCCGGAAGCGGACGAAGTGGGCGAAGTGGAACTCAACCCCGCGGAACTGCGCATCGACACCTTCCGTGCGTCCGGTGCCGGCGGACAGCACATTAACAAGACCGACTCGGCCGTGCGCATCACCCACCTGCCTACCGGTACCGTGGTCGAATGCCAGGACGGGCGCTCGCAGCACCAGAACAAGGCTCAGGCAATGCGCGTGCTGGCGGCGCGCATCAAGGACAAACAGGAGCAGGAAGCGCACAGCAAGATCGCCGCCGAGCGCAAATCGCTGGTGGGCAGCGGCGACCGCTCCGAACGCATCCGCACTTACAATTTCCCGCAAGGCCGCGTCACCGACCACCGCATCAACCTCACGCTGTACAAGATGGACCAGATCATGGACGGCGACATCAGCGAACTCACCAATGCCCTGATGGCGGAGCATCAAGCCGAACAACTGGCGGCATTGTCAGAAGAGGGCTGA